The Raoultibacter phocaeensis genome contains a region encoding:
- the modB gene encoding molybdate ABC transporter permease subunit, with product MGKRLSVLAIAVALASAALWPGLAFADDEPSLEDGGALAAQTDSGEVSKGEAASLDAQGGSSSGGTAARIDDVVVSDEGEAALIEGATFAVDSFSRAQKGSNRELDGRYLGYSYYQGSSADYAVAVATETYVLVYIPPAAHALCDVEDPASKDALKHYFLALDEVSLTGGIVMDDAVPWHFTSEPTATVEGVVYSFAVEVGEGKYYVTAMGEDGSDVVSSAVEGLARPTHVDFLKIVAPDAVDIAPPVTGIDSLARFLNGIDLSPLWVTLKTTGTAIVLIFVLGLAAAYFTLRISKRAQDIFDTIFTIPMVLPPTVCGFLLLLALGRNTALGQWFIDIGFPLIFSWQATVIAAVVVAFPLMYRSARGAFEGLDPNMLDAARTLGWSNAKIFFKLMLPLSWSSIAAGTVLAFARALGEFGATLFLAGNYVGITRTIPIAIYFEWMSGNMDVALFWTVVILIFSFVVILFINLWSRRTTRYRKETVE from the coding sequence ATGGGAAAACGTTTGAGCGTTCTCGCGATTGCCGTCGCGTTGGCATCCGCCGCGCTCTGGCCGGGCCTTGCGTTCGCAGATGACGAACCTTCCCTGGAAGACGGGGGTGCTTTGGCCGCTCAGACGGACTCGGGGGAAGTTTCGAAAGGCGAAGCGGCCTCCCTTGATGCTCAGGGAGGCTCTTCTTCGGGCGGAACTGCTGCACGCATCGATGACGTCGTCGTTTCGGACGAAGGTGAAGCCGCCCTTATCGAAGGAGCCACGTTTGCCGTCGACAGCTTCAGCCGGGCGCAGAAGGGCTCGAACCGCGAGCTCGACGGGCGTTATCTCGGCTACAGCTACTACCAGGGAAGCTCGGCTGACTACGCCGTCGCCGTCGCAACGGAAACCTACGTGCTCGTCTACATCCCGCCTGCGGCTCATGCGCTCTGCGATGTAGAGGATCCCGCGTCGAAAGACGCTCTGAAGCACTATTTCCTCGCGCTCGACGAGGTATCGCTCACGGGCGGCATCGTCATGGACGATGCGGTTCCCTGGCATTTCACGAGCGAACCGACCGCGACCGTCGAAGGCGTCGTGTACAGCTTCGCCGTTGAGGTGGGGGAAGGAAAGTACTACGTCACCGCCATGGGCGAAGACGGCAGCGACGTCGTGTCGAGTGCGGTAGAGGGGCTTGCGCGCCCGACTCACGTCGACTTCCTTAAAATCGTAGCACCCGATGCGGTGGACATCGCGCCGCCCGTTACGGGTATCGATTCGCTCGCCCGATTCCTGAACGGCATCGATCTGTCGCCTCTGTGGGTGACGCTCAAGACCACCGGTACCGCCATCGTGCTCATTTTCGTACTCGGTTTGGCCGCCGCGTACTTCACGTTGCGGATATCGAAGCGCGCGCAGGATATCTTTGACACCATCTTCACGATACCGATGGTGCTGCCGCCGACCGTGTGCGGCTTTCTGCTGCTGCTTGCGCTCGGGCGCAATACCGCACTCGGCCAGTGGTTCATCGACATAGGCTTTCCGCTCATCTTCAGCTGGCAGGCGACGGTCATCGCAGCGGTCGTGGTGGCGTTTCCGCTCATGTACCGCAGCGCCCGCGGAGCGTTTGAGGGGCTCGATCCGAACATGCTCGATGCGGCGCGTACGCTCGGCTGGTCGAACGCGAAGATATTCTTCAAGCTCATGCTGCCCCTGTCCTGGAGCTCGATCGCGGCGGGCACGGTGCTCGCGTTCGCTCGTGCTCTCGGCGAGTTCGGCGCGACGTTGTTTTTGGCCGGCAACTACGTCGGCATCACGCGCACCATCCCGATCGCCATCTACTTCGAGTGGATGAGCGGCAACATGGACGTGGCTTTGTTCTGGACGGTTGTCATCCTCATATTCAGCTTCGTCGTCATCCTGTTCATCAACCTGTGGAGCAGGCGAACGACGCGCTATAGAAAGGAGACGGTCGAATGA
- a CDS encoding putative bifunctional diguanylate cyclase/phosphodiesterase — translation MKSLVQRNNLGIFFALFGVLIVLAAVISGATVMRSTAIATEETERYLAELSQQTTYRINQRMSFNLELLSNLGVQLEIAGQDERTRDEMIDAVIATSPFVWIGYTDLKGNLLVDGRESVDLSDFSAVKKAIAGNPGVSDQLVSVFEGERGALYAAPAPSGDMGAIVGLVAPETMELLLNTDTADGVGFSHIVSREGEFILRSSNQNALLEGSNVFDSLAEQTDISQSEIALMQQAMASGESGRIRYSINNEPREMNYWPLDKGGWYALSVVPPDVYTSSLTNFTHMAIVAVALLALAAFGLFGGYLLWMTARKNREISRIAFVDPVTCGHTMARFDHLVAQRMQKRRPFTFVTLDVSNFRLINDTFGKERGNATLKHIHDTIVANLHDGEIAARISADVFNVVLEELDRGSIEVWLNHLAEEINRINVDVDAPYFLKLNCGVYLVNESETDIVAVRDRSNTARKSERRSGGSLCSCMFFDDIEHARLLREKGMENEMDHALETGEFVVYLQPKVSLDTNEVIGAEALVRWDSPERGLIPPDEFIPFFERNGFIIKLDLNVFEQVCKRLRMWMDSGRETLPISVNLSPVHLRRRDFLKAFEEVRERYDIPAHLLEFELTERVAFESIEQLRSVVDDIHDCGFRCSMDDFGSGYSSLNVLKEIPVDVLKIDRQFFIGNDERGCAVVESVVELAKKLDMGTVAEGVETIPQVEFLRSVECDAVQGYVFSTPVPVDKFEDMVFGDGTAPRSL, via the coding sequence GTGAAATCTCTGGTACAAAGGAATAACCTGGGCATATTCTTTGCATTGTTCGGGGTGCTCATCGTTTTGGCGGCAGTGATCAGCGGGGCGACCGTGATGCGGAGCACGGCGATTGCTACCGAGGAAACCGAACGGTATCTGGCCGAGCTATCTCAGCAGACCACATATCGCATCAACCAGAGGATGAGCTTCAACCTCGAGTTGCTATCGAACCTTGGAGTGCAGCTTGAAATAGCTGGTCAAGACGAGCGCACCCGCGATGAAATGATCGATGCGGTTATCGCCACGAGCCCGTTTGTGTGGATCGGCTACACCGATCTTAAAGGGAATTTGCTGGTTGACGGCAGGGAATCGGTCGATCTCTCGGACTTTAGCGCGGTCAAGAAGGCAATTGCCGGCAACCCGGGCGTCAGCGACCAGCTCGTTTCAGTTTTCGAAGGCGAACGGGGTGCTTTGTACGCAGCGCCTGCGCCGAGCGGCGACATGGGCGCGATCGTGGGGTTGGTCGCCCCTGAAACAATGGAGCTTCTGCTCAATACCGATACGGCAGACGGGGTGGGCTTTTCCCATATCGTTTCACGCGAGGGCGAATTCATCTTGCGCTCCAGCAACCAGAACGCATTGCTTGAGGGAAGTAACGTATTCGATAGCCTTGCCGAGCAAACCGATATCAGCCAATCGGAGATAGCCCTCATGCAGCAGGCGATGGCAAGCGGCGAGAGCGGGCGAATTCGCTACAGTATCAATAACGAGCCTCGCGAAATGAACTACTGGCCGCTCGATAAAGGAGGATGGTACGCGCTTTCCGTCGTTCCTCCCGATGTGTATACGAGCTCTCTCACCAATTTCACGCATATGGCCATCGTTGCCGTCGCTTTGCTCGCCCTTGCCGCATTCGGGTTGTTCGGCGGCTATCTGCTTTGGATGACGGCGCGCAAGAACCGTGAGATCAGTCGTATCGCCTTCGTGGATCCGGTAACGTGCGGCCACACCATGGCACGCTTCGACCATCTGGTAGCTCAGCGCATGCAGAAACGCCGGCCCTTCACCTTCGTAACGCTTGATGTGAGCAACTTCAGGCTCATCAACGATACGTTTGGCAAGGAACGGGGTAACGCGACGCTCAAGCACATTCACGATACAATCGTCGCGAACCTCCACGACGGGGAAATTGCGGCACGTATTTCCGCCGATGTGTTCAACGTCGTGCTTGAAGAGCTCGATCGCGGAAGCATCGAGGTGTGGCTGAACCATCTGGCCGAAGAGATCAACCGCATCAATGTCGACGTCGATGCTCCGTACTTCCTGAAGCTGAACTGCGGCGTGTATCTGGTGAACGAATCCGAAACCGACATTGTGGCCGTGCGCGACCGATCGAATACAGCGCGCAAGAGCGAACGGCGGTCGGGCGGGTCCTTGTGCTCGTGCATGTTCTTCGACGATATCGAGCATGCTCGGCTGCTGCGGGAAAAGGGAATGGAAAACGAGATGGACCATGCGCTCGAGACGGGCGAATTCGTGGTGTACCTGCAGCCGAAGGTGAGCCTCGATACCAACGAGGTGATCGGTGCCGAAGCGCTCGTGCGGTGGGATTCTCCCGAGCGCGGGCTGATTCCGCCCGACGAGTTCATCCCGTTCTTCGAGCGCAACGGCTTCATCATCAAACTCGACCTCAACGTGTTCGAGCAGGTATGCAAACGATTGCGCATGTGGATGGATTCGGGTCGCGAGACGCTTCCTATTTCGGTCAACCTATCGCCCGTCCATTTGCGGCGCAGGGATTTCCTCAAGGCGTTCGAGGAAGTGCGGGAGCGCTACGACATTCCAGCGCACCTGCTCGAGTTCGAATTGACCGAGCGCGTTGCGTTTGAGAGCATCGAGCAGTTGCGCAGCGTGGTCGACGATATCCACGATTGCGGATTCCGCTGCTCCATGGACGATTTCGGCAGCGGCTATTCGTCGCTGAATGTTCTCAAGGAGATTCCCGTCGACGTGCTGAAGATCGATCGACAGTTCTTCATCGGCAACGACGAGCGGGGATGCGCTGTGGTCGAGTCGGTGGTCGAGCTTGCGAAGAAGCTCGATATGGGAACCGTTGCCGAGGGCGTTGAAACCATTCCGCAAGTCGAGTTCCTTCGCAGCGTCGAATGCGATGCGGTACAAGGATACGTGTTCTCGACACCGGTACCCGTCGATAAGTTCGAGGACATGGTGTTCGGCGACGGCACGGCACCGCGATCGCTGTAG
- a CDS encoding molybdate ABC transporter substrate-binding protein produces the protein MKKHVRIMLVAVLSFALVGAFALAGCSSQPAEEPKQEENTQAPETEPAQEPVELQIFAANSLSKAMEEVQSLYMKDHEGVTFADTQYEASGTLNEMLGAGSYADILITASKGTMDTAVDEGYVDPNTRFDMFTNELVIVTGEGSDIEKSSLADIATGEYKLAVGDDNVPAGNYAKQSLSTTDPACYIDADGKTGADSTGKGGTFEGTPIADRVTQGSSVGNVCSYANSGDVDLAMVYSSDVYRFGGVKIVGTVPADTHKNIIYPAAICAESTNSEAAQAFLDWAFSNEDAIKIWQEWGFELAA, from the coding sequence ATGAAGAAACACGTACGCATCATGCTTGTCGCCGTCCTCTCGTTCGCGCTCGTCGGAGCGTTTGCGTTGGCGGGCTGCTCGTCGCAGCCGGCCGAGGAGCCCAAGCAGGAAGAGAACACGCAGGCCCCCGAAACCGAGCCCGCGCAAGAGCCCGTCGAACTCCAGATTTTCGCTGCGAACTCGCTTTCCAAGGCGATGGAAGAGGTTCAGAGCCTCTACATGAAAGACCATGAGGGCGTCACGTTCGCCGATACCCAGTACGAAGCCTCCGGTACGTTGAACGAGATGCTCGGCGCCGGCTCGTACGCCGACATTCTCATCACCGCTTCCAAGGGGACCATGGATACGGCGGTCGATGAGGGCTACGTCGATCCGAACACCCGGTTCGATATGTTCACCAACGAGCTCGTGATCGTGACGGGCGAGGGATCCGATATCGAGAAATCCTCGCTTGCAGACATCGCGACCGGCGAATACAAGCTGGCCGTGGGCGACGATAACGTTCCCGCTGGAAACTACGCCAAACAGTCGCTCTCTACCACTGATCCTGCCTGTTACATCGATGCAGACGGAAAGACGGGCGCCGACTCCACGGGCAAGGGCGGTACGTTCGAAGGCACGCCGATCGCCGATAGGGTGACCCAGGGTTCGAGTGTGGGCAACGTATGCTCGTATGCAAACTCGGGCGATGTCGATCTCGCCATGGTCTACAGCTCTGACGTGTATCGTTTCGGCGGCGTGAAGATCGTTGGCACCGTGCCCGCCGATACGCACAAGAACATCATCTACCCGGCTGCCATCTGCGCCGAGTCTACGAATTCCGAAGCCGCCCAGGCGTTTCTCGATTGGGCCTTCTCCAATGAAGACGCAATCAAGATTTGGCAAGAATGGGGCTTCGAGCTAGCTGCATAA
- a CDS encoding FAD-binding protein — MQLDRRSFLKGAALLGGAGALAGFAGCAPAAGETAANPEAGGSSERAAFEAAAAPIDPVEPPASWDEEAEIVVVGSGAGGMNASIRLAQAGYGVLMLERSEETGGNSKHSSVFSNIGGHKQAEALGWAYPSYPYDIDNIVEFFMDCQQMTGDPDLLRAMAVEGPQCIDWMNEKAGAKWVPMNPSPAGAGLLEWEGMSTPTNGINVNLIPFQELEQTARDAGVEIRTQCTVDTLVFDGTAVLGVKVTDQKEEKFIRADRAVVLTAGGMEMNRAMMAKHSATCLHGIANIATPPNGTGECIRMGQGVGADLSGYDSTGAFDGGVWWRDYNEYDTMMDSHINKDGNQALRQPWLRINRDGQRVPYISTSATSYPYSTDAAPSSAGLCDTAAIEMNQPGGKTYCCFDSKFDELVTQNFFGQIICRKAKIVEADDPYIDRVPEWLRDWHTGFQQMVDAGAIAKCDTVEELEEALGLEGGVLVNAVKQWNEACAKGEDYAASYKYPPEWMIAVDEPPYYGAKLGGHVFGSKTGLRITPAMQVVNTSGQVIPGLYAGWHTAGGSSGEGNPSGKPLTGMYADLGLAFVGGYMVAGGIMDEDGKTDA; from the coding sequence ATGCAACTCGATCGAAGAAGTTTTCTCAAAGGTGCTGCGTTGCTCGGGGGAGCGGGGGCGTTGGCGGGGTTTGCGGGATGCGCGCCTGCCGCGGGAGAAACGGCTGCCAACCCGGAGGCGGGCGGCTCGTCGGAGCGTGCGGCGTTCGAAGCGGCTGCGGCTCCCATCGATCCGGTTGAGCCGCCCGCATCGTGGGACGAAGAGGCCGAGATCGTAGTGGTCGGTTCGGGTGCAGGCGGCATGAACGCGTCGATCCGTCTCGCGCAGGCGGGCTACGGCGTACTCATGCTGGAGCGAAGCGAAGAGACAGGCGGCAATTCGAAGCACTCGTCGGTGTTCTCGAATATCGGCGGACATAAACAGGCGGAAGCGCTCGGGTGGGCCTATCCGTCCTACCCCTACGACATCGACAATATCGTCGAGTTCTTCATGGACTGCCAGCAGATGACGGGTGATCCCGACCTTCTGCGCGCCATGGCCGTCGAGGGGCCGCAGTGCATCGATTGGATGAATGAGAAGGCGGGGGCCAAGTGGGTTCCCATGAACCCATCGCCTGCGGGAGCCGGTTTACTCGAATGGGAGGGCATGTCCACGCCCACGAACGGCATCAACGTGAACCTGATTCCGTTTCAGGAGCTCGAGCAAACCGCGCGCGATGCAGGCGTTGAAATCCGGACGCAGTGCACGGTCGATACGCTCGTGTTCGACGGAACCGCCGTCCTCGGCGTGAAAGTGACCGATCAGAAGGAAGAGAAGTTCATCCGCGCCGACCGGGCGGTGGTGCTCACGGCGGGCGGCATGGAGATGAACCGCGCCATGATGGCAAAACACTCGGCAACGTGCTTGCACGGTATAGCCAACATCGCTACGCCGCCGAACGGCACAGGCGAGTGCATCCGCATGGGGCAGGGCGTCGGGGCCGATCTTTCGGGCTACGATTCTACCGGAGCCTTCGACGGCGGCGTGTGGTGGCGCGATTACAACGAATACGACACCATGATGGATTCGCATATCAACAAAGACGGCAACCAGGCGCTTCGCCAACCGTGGCTGCGCATCAACCGCGACGGCCAGCGCGTGCCCTACATCTCCACGTCGGCGACGAGCTATCCGTATTCTACCGATGCCGCACCTTCGTCGGCGGGCCTGTGCGATACGGCCGCTATCGAGATGAACCAGCCGGGCGGCAAAACCTATTGCTGCTTCGACTCGAAGTTCGACGAGCTTGTGACCCAGAACTTCTTCGGCCAGATCATCTGCCGCAAGGCGAAGATCGTCGAAGCGGACGATCCGTACATCGACCGCGTTCCCGAATGGCTGCGCGATTGGCACACCGGTTTCCAGCAGATGGTCGATGCCGGAGCTATCGCGAAGTGCGATACGGTCGAAGAGCTCGAAGAGGCACTCGGCCTCGAAGGCGGCGTGCTCGTCAATGCGGTCAAGCAATGGAACGAAGCGTGTGCGAAAGGCGAAGACTACGCGGCATCGTACAAGTATCCACCCGAGTGGATGATCGCCGTCGACGAGCCGCCCTATTACGGGGCGAAACTCGGGGGGCATGTGTTCGGCTCGAAAACCGGGTTGCGCATCACGCCCGCCATGCAGGTGGTGAATACATCGGGGCAGGTTATACCCGGTTTGTACGCGGGCTGGCATACGGCCGGCGGATCGTCGGGGGAGGGCAACCCTTCGGGCAAGCCTCTCACGGGCATGTACGCCGATCTGGGTCTCGCTTTCGTCGGCGGCTACATGGTCGCAGGCGGTATCATGGATGAAGACGGCAAGACCGACGCATAG
- the moaA gene encoding GTP 3',8-cyclase MoaA: MKDSHGRTIDYLRISLTDRCNLRCIYCMPDEGVDQMSHEDILRIEEIEQAVRVAAQMGITRVRLTGGEPLVRKGVVDLIRSIKNTPGIEHIAMTTNGVLLPRMAEELKDAGLSRVNISLDTLDPDQFAMITRRGRLEDTLAGIEAALEVGFDPVKINAVTVRSLNQDYLAFAKLSIDRPLHVRFIEYMPVGESSGATGCGWGKEDVVPSEELIEIIDARAQAEGMGPLVAAGGTRPEGWGPARYYAFADALGTVGFISPLSRHFCSECNRLRLTADGKLRPCLFSDVEFDLREALRENDEAAAKAVFAEALGAKPDDHHDKVGTERGMSQIGG, encoded by the coding sequence ATGAAGGACTCGCATGGCCGTACCATCGATTATCTGCGCATCTCGTTGACCGACCGGTGCAACCTGCGCTGCATATACTGCATGCCCGACGAGGGCGTCGATCAGATGTCGCACGAGGATATCCTGCGCATCGAAGAGATCGAGCAGGCGGTGCGCGTTGCCGCGCAGATGGGCATCACCCGCGTGCGCCTCACGGGCGGTGAGCCGCTTGTGCGCAAAGGCGTGGTTGACCTTATCCGGTCCATCAAGAACACGCCCGGCATCGAGCATATCGCTATGACCACGAACGGCGTGCTCTTGCCGCGCATGGCCGAAGAACTCAAGGATGCGGGGCTTTCGCGGGTGAACATCTCGCTTGACACGCTCGATCCCGATCAGTTCGCCATGATCACACGACGTGGCAGGCTCGAAGATACGCTCGCGGGCATCGAGGCAGCGCTTGAGGTCGGGTTCGATCCGGTGAAGATCAACGCGGTCACCGTGCGCAGTCTCAACCAGGACTACCTTGCGTTTGCGAAGCTTTCCATCGATCGCCCGCTTCACGTGCGCTTCATCGAGTACATGCCGGTAGGCGAGAGCTCGGGCGCTACGGGTTGCGGGTGGGGCAAAGAGGATGTCGTGCCCTCCGAAGAGCTCATCGAGATCATCGATGCGCGCGCGCAAGCCGAGGGCATGGGGCCGCTCGTTGCGGCCGGCGGCACGCGCCCTGAGGGTTGGGGACCGGCGCGCTATTACGCATTCGCGGACGCACTGGGCACAGTCGGGTTCATCTCACCGCTTTCGCGCCACTTCTGCTCCGAGTGCAACCGTTTGCGCCTGACCGCCGACGGCAAGCTCCGCCCCTGTTTGTTCTCCGATGTGGAGTTCGATCTGCGCGAGGCGCTGCGCGAAAACGACGAGGCGGCGGCTAAGGCGGTGTTCGCCGAAGCGCTCGGCGCGAAACCCGATGACCATCACGACAAAGTGGGCACCGAACGCGGCATGTCCCAAATAGGAGGATAG
- a CDS encoding sulfate/molybdate ABC transporter ATP-binding protein, with protein sequence MSLEVAIKKRFSGFELDVAFAAEDETLGFLGASGCGKSLTLRCIAGIEKPDEGRIVVNGTVFFDSNAKINLTPQERKTALLFQSYMLFPNLTVAENVAAGIGKDTAKAQRADIVQSELKRFGLTGFEKRYPAQLSGGQQQRVALARMLAAKPGILMLDEPFSALDAHLKGVLEQNLVSLFDAYDGTILYVSHDIDEALRFCDRIAVVEDGSIVEEGTGDDLVNRPQSQAGIKLSGCKNATPAEYAGKHRVHLPKWGIELACEQPVPKDVKCLGVRAFFLERAEEPGENVFRVRADRVSDSRFDRTVLLGFLDRDEAEAPSVSADEDDMKYLHQHVFWRVNKLSVAPGGLPEEGDELLIRIPRDRLYLASR encoded by the coding sequence ATGAGCCTCGAAGTCGCCATCAAGAAGCGGTTCTCGGGCTTCGAGCTCGATGTGGCGTTTGCGGCCGAGGACGAGACGCTCGGATTCCTCGGCGCGTCGGGCTGTGGCAAGAGCCTCACCTTGCGCTGCATTGCCGGTATCGAAAAGCCCGATGAGGGGCGAATCGTCGTGAACGGGACGGTATTCTTCGATTCGAATGCGAAGATCAACCTCACGCCGCAAGAGCGCAAGACCGCGCTTCTGTTCCAGAGCTACATGCTGTTTCCGAACCTCACCGTTGCCGAGAACGTGGCGGCGGGCATCGGCAAGGATACGGCGAAGGCGCAGCGCGCAGATATCGTGCAAAGCGAGCTCAAGCGCTTCGGCCTCACGGGTTTTGAGAAGCGCTACCCCGCACAGCTTTCAGGCGGCCAGCAGCAGCGCGTGGCGCTTGCGCGCATGCTCGCCGCGAAACCCGGCATCCTCATGCTCGACGAACCGTTCTCGGCGCTTGATGCGCACCTCAAAGGTGTTCTCGAGCAGAACCTCGTGAGCCTGTTCGACGCCTACGACGGCACGATTCTCTACGTGAGTCATGATATCGACGAGGCGCTGCGCTTCTGCGACCGCATCGCGGTGGTCGAGGACGGCAGCATCGTCGAAGAGGGTACGGGAGACGATCTGGTGAACCGCCCCCAAAGCCAGGCGGGCATCAAGCTTTCGGGCTGCAAGAACGCGACGCCTGCCGAGTACGCGGGAAAGCATCGCGTGCATCTGCCCAAGTGGGGTATCGAGCTTGCGTGCGAGCAGCCGGTGCCGAAAGACGTCAAGTGCCTTGGGGTGCGCGCGTTTTTCCTCGAGCGTGCCGAAGAGCCGGGCGAAAACGTGTTCCGCGTACGGGCCGACCGGGTGAGCGATTCACGGTTCGATCGCACGGTGCTGCTCGGGTTCCTCGACCGCGATGAGGCCGAGGCTCCTTCCGTTTCGGCGGACGAAGACGATATGAAGTACCTTCATCAGCACGTGTTCTGGCGGGTGAACAAGCTTTCTGTCGCGCCGGGAGGACTGCCCGAGGAAGGCGACGAGCTTTTGATACGCATTCCCCGGGACAGGCTGTATCTTGCAAGCCGCTGA
- a CDS encoding FKBP-type peptidyl-prolyl cis-trans isomerase produces MEIGSTVTLTYTGKLDDGTVFGFATQEKPMKFQTGMDAAIDGFEKAVLEMNEVGEKKTFTVDEYEAYGEYLEGHTTKIPLEQIPVDDIAVGKRIWLSSAEDGAPTPATVLGIEGGMVTFDLNHPLAGKDLIFEVELLDIEDAPENFVSAAEKAAHLKEQSKLLGGDQGDDFR; encoded by the coding sequence ATGGAAATCGGATCAACAGTGACGCTCACCTATACGGGCAAGCTCGATGACGGTACCGTATTCGGTTTCGCCACGCAAGAAAAGCCCATGAAGTTCCAGACCGGCATGGACGCGGCCATCGACGGTTTCGAGAAGGCCGTACTTGAGATGAATGAGGTCGGCGAGAAGAAGACCTTTACAGTTGACGAATACGAGGCGTACGGCGAGTACCTCGAAGGCCATACGACGAAGATCCCGCTTGAGCAGATTCCCGTTGACGATATCGCCGTCGGAAAACGGATCTGGCTCTCGAGCGCAGAGGATGGAGCTCCTACGCCCGCAACCGTGCTGGGTATCGAAGGCGGCATGGTTACGTTCGATCTCAACCACCCGCTTGCGGGGAAGGACCTCATATTCGAGGTTGAGCTGCTCGATATCGAGGATGCTCCCGAGAATTTTGTTTCGGCGGCGGAGAAGGCGGCGCACTTGAAGGAGCAGTCGAAGCTTCTGGGCGGCGATCAGGGAGACGACTTCCGCTGA
- the moaC gene encoding cyclic pyranopterin monophosphate synthase MoaC, translating to MTEELTHIDEKGEVRMVDVSQKADTERIAVAEGFIAMHPETLALIVEGKAAKGDVLACARVAGVMAAKQTSALIPMCHPLNITKAKIDLEPVFEGEREDGHVGIHVFATCGVTGKTGIEMEALTASSVACLTIYDMCKAVDRGMEIMDVRLLKKEGGKSGLWERA from the coding sequence ATGACCGAAGAGCTGACGCACATCGACGAGAAGGGCGAGGTGCGCATGGTCGACGTGTCGCAGAAGGCCGACACCGAGCGGATCGCCGTTGCCGAGGGCTTCATAGCGATGCATCCCGAAACGCTTGCGCTTATCGTCGAGGGCAAAGCTGCAAAAGGCGATGTGCTCGCGTGCGCCCGCGTAGCAGGCGTGATGGCAGCCAAGCAGACCTCTGCGCTCATTCCCATGTGCCACCCGCTCAACATCACAAAGGCGAAGATCGATCTCGAGCCGGTGTTTGAAGGCGAGCGCGAAGATGGCCATGTGGGCATTCACGTGTTTGCGACCTGCGGCGTTACGGGCAAGACGGGTATCGAGATGGAGGCGCTCACCGCGTCGAGCGTGGCGTGCCTCACGATCTACGACATGTGCAAGGCGGTCGATCGCGGCATGGAGATCATGGATGTGCGCTTGCTTAAGAAAGAGGGCGGCAAGTCGGGGCTGTGGGAGCGCGCCTAG
- a CDS encoding LysR family transcriptional regulator: MDTRYVKEFLVFAAELNYSTAAKKLFITRPTLSDHIRELEEELGCELVGKRQGKAALTPAGRRFVQTGTQLVETVQGIVDEYRSLADNLLTVTVAQTNLPWLESLLYKTRHAVQEHHPGKRIDIVTASGPRSTVDALREQQNDIVVAGCKSYVSGTDRRVLPQGVQGFKLCTEEIKLLMTQDNPLFGAETVYAADLDGATIMLPPDIYHGYLRDGVVDRFAAYGAHVNLQTMSFSDHFEYFSYDFQDLFGVVPTTLAPRFGIEERDECRAFSLADLPFETDFYAAYTDEFASSENGCIFIDEMKRIVAADDHEECIKTRTNVSRETSRYVNVSASSPTISSDAEKRSSAV; encoded by the coding sequence ATGGATACGCGCTACGTGAAAGAGTTTCTCGTGTTCGCCGCCGAGCTCAACTACTCGACAGCGGCCAAAAAGCTGTTCATCACCCGCCCCACGCTTTCGGATCACATACGCGAACTCGAGGAAGAGCTCGGGTGCGAGCTGGTGGGAAAACGCCAAGGCAAAGCGGCGCTCACGCCCGCAGGACGACGATTCGTGCAAACGGGCACGCAGCTTGTCGAAACGGTGCAGGGAATCGTCGATGAGTACCGCTCGCTCGCCGACAACCTGCTCACCGTTACGGTCGCCCAAACCAACCTGCCATGGCTCGAATCGCTGTTGTACAAGACGCGCCACGCCGTCCAAGAGCACCATCCCGGTAAGCGAATCGACATCGTTACGGCAAGCGGGCCGCGCAGCACCGTCGATGCTCTTCGGGAGCAGCAAAACGATATCGTAGTGGCAGGCTGCAAGAGCTACGTTTCGGGTACGGACCGTCGCGTGCTGCCGCAAGGGGTGCAGGGGTTCAAGCTCTGCACCGAGGAAATCAAACTGCTCATGACCCAAGACAATCCACTGTTCGGCGCAGAGACCGTGTACGCGGCCGATCTCGACGGTGCCACGATTATGCTGCCGCCCGACATTTACCACGGGTACCTGCGCGACGGCGTCGTCGATCGGTTCGCCGCCTACGGAGCCCACGTCAATCTGCAGACCATGAGCTTCAGCGACCACTTCGAATACTTTTCGTACGATTTCCAAGACCTGTTCGGAGTTGTGCCGACGACACTTGCTCCGCGCTTCGGCATTGAGGAGCGTGACGAATGCCGCGCGTTCTCGCTCGCCGATTTGCCGTTCGAAACCGATTTCTACGCAGCGTACACCGACGAGTTCGCCTCGTCGGAAAACGGGTGCATCTTCATCGACGAGATGAAGCGCATCGTTGCAGCAGATGACCACGAGGAATGCATCAAAACACGAACAAATGTTTCACGTGAAACATCACGGTATGTGAACGTCAGCGCGAGTTCCCCAACAATATCCTCGGATGCCGAAAAGCGGTCTTCCGCCGTCTAG